The Polynucleobacter necessarius genome window below encodes:
- a CDS encoding tripartite tricarboxylate transporter substrate-binding protein, with amino-acid sequence MHPYKGSPEATQDTMPGRTAFYMAPLDIAIGQLKGGKVRAFGITSKTRNAAIPNIPSIVEQSYANFEIGLWFGVLAPAATPTAIVKKIN; translated from the coding sequence ATGCACCCTTATAAAGGTTCACCTGAAGCGACTCAAGATACGATGCCTGGACGAACCGCTTTTTACATGGCCCCATTAGATATAGCGATTGGTCAACTGAAGGGCGGAAAAGTTCGTGCTTTTGGGATCACGAGTAAAACTCGCAATGCTGCTATTCCAAACATTCCCAGTATTGTCGAACAAAGCTATGCCAACTTTGAAATTGGATTGTGGTTTGGGGTTTTGGCCCCAGCAGCAACCCCAACGGCAATTGTGAAGAAAATTAATTAA
- a CDS encoding alpha/beta fold hydrolase has product MTQMQNQQIANVNGVDIAYRFDDPQDGPVLLVANSLMANGSMWDGNVPALVDRYRVLRDDKRGHGGSGVSAGPYSIAQLADDAVGLLDVLEIEKAHFMGLSIGGMIGQQLGARYPERILSVSLCNTAAAAMPPRSLREERFEIARNQGIAGLVDGTIKRWFTAPFIARAPQEIEKVRQMIVGTNVQGYIACGSAVRDMAQSTLLFKIKVPTLVLSGRYDPACTVD; this is encoded by the coding sequence ATGACTCAAATGCAGAATCAGCAGATAGCCAATGTCAATGGTGTGGATATTGCCTATCGTTTTGATGATCCTCAGGACGGACCTGTTTTATTGGTAGCAAATAGTTTGATGGCAAATGGCAGTATGTGGGATGGCAATGTCCCAGCTTTAGTCGATCGCTACCGTGTATTGCGTGACGACAAAAGAGGGCATGGTGGGTCTGGTGTTAGCGCCGGTCCGTATAGTATTGCGCAATTAGCAGACGATGCGGTTGGATTGTTAGATGTGTTGGAAATCGAAAAAGCCCACTTTATGGGTTTATCCATTGGTGGCATGATTGGTCAGCAGTTGGGCGCGCGCTACCCTGAGCGTATTCTCTCTGTAAGTCTTTGTAATACCGCAGCAGCTGCAATGCCACCACGAAGTTTGCGGGAAGAGCGTTTTGAGATAGCGCGTAATCAAGGAATTGCCGGATTAGTTGATGGCACTATCAAGCGTTGGTTTACTGCACCCTTTATTGCGCGAGCTCCTCAAGAAATTGAAAAAGTACGCCAAATGATTGTAGGTACCAATGTACAGGGCTATATTGCCTGTGGAAGTGCGGTACGTGATATGGCTCAAAGTACATTGTTGTTCAAGATCAAAGTGCCTACTTTAGTGTTGTCAGGTCGATATGATCCTGCATGTACAGTAGATTAA
- a CDS encoding DUF308 domain-containing protein: MFFVTGALRLISAFQHRHFRAWCWMVISSAISILMGVLIMNGYPESSLWIPVGY, from the coding sequence ATCTTTTTTGTAACTGGCGCATTGCGTTTAATTTCTGCATTTCAGCATCGTCATTTTCGTGCATGGTGCTGGATGGTGATCTCTTCGGCGATCTCCATTCTTATGGGAGTGCTGATCATGAACGGTTATCCAGAATCGAGTTTATGGATTCCTGTGGGCTATTGA
- the yjgA gene encoding ribosome biogenesis factor YjgA: MHINEKNRTPKLVDVDEGPSKSELKRQMTERQKLAEVLAALSSDALKTIPLDKAIKTAIAETNKLKSFEAIRRQKQYLGKLMRFLDEEERDAIQKQLDAIQGASKVETAKLHFLESYRDRLIANDEPFTKMIEQFPDMDIQNMRTLIRNARREKEQNKPPKAYREIFRVLKEIGP; encoded by the coding sequence ATGCACATTAATGAGAAGAATCGCACTCCAAAGCTGGTCGACGTCGATGAGGGACCCAGCAAGTCGGAGCTAAAGCGCCAAATGACCGAGCGCCAGAAATTGGCGGAAGTGTTGGCTGCGCTCAGCAGTGATGCATTAAAGACTATTCCTCTTGATAAAGCCATCAAGACCGCCATTGCAGAAACTAACAAACTCAAGAGTTTTGAGGCGATTCGACGTCAGAAGCAATATCTTGGCAAACTGATGCGCTTCTTAGATGAAGAAGAGCGAGACGCGATTCAAAAGCAATTGGATGCCATTCAGGGGGCGAGCAAAGTAGAAACTGCCAAGCTTCATTTTTTAGAAAGCTATCGCGATCGACTCATCGCAAATGATGAACCATTCACTAAGATGATCGAGCAATTTCCTGATATGGATATTCAGAATATGCGCACTCTCATTCGGAATGCGCGTCGCGAGAAAGAACAAAACAAGCCGCCTAAAGCCTACCGCGAAATTTTCCGTGTTCTGAAAGAAATAGGTCCCTAA
- a CDS encoding ABC transporter ATP-binding protein: MLAIKNLEAGYGKVKVLHGTKIDVPKDQVITLIGSTGAGKTTIMRAITGMLKPTGGEVTLGGEKIDGYDSHKIARLGLAHSPEGRRVFATMMSVTDKVLLGAFPRFTGSRPKGDIKNDLEKFREMFPRLQERRNQLAKTLSGGEQQMLAMARAVMLNPEIILLDEPSKGLVPILVEEVFKIISNLKSQGVTMLLVEQFAAALNGANYGYVLENGKLATHRPAAKLKDDLAVKAAYLGGAVAIQ, from the coding sequence ATGTTAGCTATTAAGAATCTTGAAGCAGGCTATGGCAAAGTTAAAGTCCTGCATGGCACCAAGATTGATGTTCCTAAAGATCAGGTCATTACTTTGATTGGCTCAACTGGTGCTGGTAAAACGACCATCATGCGCGCTATCACAGGGATGTTGAAGCCAACGGGTGGCGAAGTTACTCTAGGCGGCGAAAAAATTGATGGTTATGACTCTCATAAAATCGCCCGCTTAGGTTTGGCTCATAGCCCTGAGGGTCGCCGTGTATTCGCAACCATGATGTCAGTGACGGACAAGGTATTGTTAGGCGCATTTCCACGCTTTACGGGTAGCCGTCCAAAAGGCGACATCAAGAACGATCTTGAGAAATTTCGCGAGATGTTCCCGCGTCTACAGGAGCGTCGTAATCAATTGGCTAAAACTTTGTCTGGTGGCGAGCAACAGATGTTGGCTATGGCTCGTGCCGTGATGTTAAATCCCGAAATTATTCTCTTGGATGAACCATCCAAGGGCCTCGTACCTATTTTGGTTGAAGAGGTATTTAAGATCATTTCTAATTTGAAGTCACAAGGTGTGACGATGTTGCTGGTGGAGCAGTTTGCTGCTGCCTTGAACGGGGCAAATTATGGCTATGTTCTTGAGAACGGCAAGCTTGCGACTCATAGACCTGCCGCGAAACTGAAAGATGATCTAGCTGTGAAGGCTGCCTACTTGGGTGGTGCTGTGGCCATTCAGTAG
- a CDS encoding sulfite exporter TauE/SafE family protein, which translates to MLRYDSGAINGSHWGRRWHPVSTLIGICFLHLSVAEAAPISLFAIALSAGIGALLGFKNKILRYRAVGFTAIFGLLLSPLGLWVAQRVPTAPLLMLFSCTLFFISSTMLLQSRREKLHLPKRKRKPPPCLLNPEVGKLSWNIPCARSLLIAGSWAGFLSGLLAVKAVAL; encoded by the coding sequence GTGCTTAGGTATGATAGTGGGGCTATTAATGGGTCTCACTGGGGCAGGAGGTGGCATCCTGTCAGTACCCTGATTGGTATTTGCTTTTTACATCTATCTGTAGCTGAAGCAGCTCCTATTTCCCTTTTTGCTATTGCACTCTCAGCGGGCATAGGGGCATTACTTGGATTTAAAAATAAAATTCTGCGCTATAGAGCTGTGGGTTTTACGGCGATTTTTGGGCTTCTACTCTCCCCACTAGGTTTATGGGTAGCGCAACGAGTCCCGACTGCACCGCTACTGATGTTATTTAGCTGCACCCTATTTTTTATCTCGAGTACTATGTTGCTTCAGTCCAGAAGGGAGAAGCTTCACCTGCCCAAACGTAAACGCAAGCCACCTCCTTGCCTTCTTAATCCAGAGGTGGGTAAGTTGAGCTGGAATATACCGTGCGCTCGCTCTTTATTGATTGCCGGCTCTTGGGCGGGCTTTCTGTCGGGCTTGCTTGCTGTAAAGGCGGTGGCTTTGTAA
- a CDS encoding ArsR/SmtB family transcription factor, whose amino-acid sequence MQASVDDARKLMQVLSNSDRMMLLCEIGQGEKCVSELEAVLNIHQPTLSQQLTVLRKEKLVKTRRDGKQIYYSLASEIAIAVMSVLYKYFCKR is encoded by the coding sequence ATGCAGGCATCTGTAGATGATGCCCGCAAACTCATGCAGGTCTTATCCAATAGTGATCGAATGATGTTGTTATGTGAGATCGGGCAAGGTGAAAAATGTGTCAGCGAGCTAGAGGCAGTATTGAACATACATCAACCAACTCTATCTCAACAACTAACGGTGTTGCGTAAAGAGAAATTGGTCAAGACGCGCCGCGATGGCAAACAAATCTATTACTCTTTAGCCAGTGAAATCGCCATAGCCGTAATGAGCGTGTTGTACAAGTACTTTTGCAAGCGATAA
- a CDS encoding FAD:protein FMN transferase: MGIEDIHFLTPDLIELTRPVCLDLGGIAKGFAVNMAVRVLLSEGTLSGSVNAGGDLRVFGDHSLLIQVRHPELPEEVIAVGALKDGAIATSGLWSLFCKKRSHA; encoded by the coding sequence GTGGGAATTGAAGATATCCACTTTTTGACCCCAGATCTGATCGAGTTAACGCGCCCTGTGTGTTTAGATCTTGGAGGAATTGCCAAAGGTTTTGCGGTAAATATGGCAGTCAGAGTTCTTTTATCGGAGGGTACATTGTCTGGCTCTGTAAATGCTGGTGGGGATCTCAGGGTGTTTGGAGACCATTCTCTCCTTATTCAAGTTCGTCACCCAGAATTACCAGAAGAGGTGATAGCAGTTGGCGCTCTAAAAGATGGTGCAATTGCAACCAGCGGTCTTTGGTCTTTATTTTGCAAAAAGAGATCGCATGCATAG
- a CDS encoding DUF6662 family protein, with protein MGKKDELSARLLLQSNFIDDHFILAGNVVVANERLKFIQNGNVPESSLDFLVGATYRFAPKWSAGVEARFHNDYLELNLRNQVQRATFIGPNMHYAAKDWWVTGAWRYQLADGNCMGGGEAECSNARVWDSHSVNEFIVKVGFPLN; from the coding sequence ATGGGGAAGAAAGATGAACTATCAGCAAGATTGTTACTGCAATCAAACTTTATTGATGATCATTTCATTCTCGCTGGAAATGTTGTAGTTGCTAACGAACGCTTAAAGTTTATTCAGAATGGCAACGTACCTGAATCCAGCTTGGACTTCCTTGTAGGTGCAACCTATCGTTTTGCACCCAAATGGTCAGCTGGTGTAGAAGCTCGCTTTCATAACGATTACTTAGAGCTGAATTTACGCAATCAAGTGCAAAGAGCTACCTTTATCGGGCCTAATATGCACTACGCAGCAAAAGATTGGTGGGTCACTGGCGCATGGCGCTATCAATTAGCAGACGGGAATTGTATGGGTGGCGGCGAGGCGGAATGCTCCAACGCACGTGTCTGGGATAGCCATTCAGTAAATGAATTTATTGTCAAAGTAGGTTTCCCACTCAATTAA
- a CDS encoding DUF3820 family protein, which translates to MTTSLFLMKMPFGKYAGRALADLPGNYLAWFARKGFPKGELGQLLELMRTLDHNDLRGFLVPIQQAHGL; encoded by the coding sequence ATGACCACTTCATTGTTTTTGATGAAAATGCCCTTTGGAAAATATGCTGGGCGAGCATTGGCAGATTTACCGGGAAACTATCTGGCTTGGTTTGCTCGGAAAGGATTTCCTAAGGGTGAGCTTGGTCAGCTTCTAGAGTTAATGCGCACACTAGACCACAATGATTTGCGTGGATTTTTGGTGCCCATTCAACAGGCGCATGGCCTATAG
- a CDS encoding DNA/RNA non-specific endonuclease, whose product MKSPRHLLALLALLFSLSAFAAFEDCRDLFPNQQIPSTPQVGRDLCFDSFAIYYSPHDKKAIYTVEKLSREQLSTNRPRRTNQFYEEARLPYAERALLSDYRGSGYDRGHNAPAGDMTNERAMAQSFSMANMMPQARQNNQGIWAKNVEEPTRGYVKRAAGDIYIFTGSTGNSGSIGKNRVTIPSHLYKLVYDPNKNIAWAYWIENSNEAKMMPPITYQELTQKTGIDFHLPLSNDGNKQVTTASEPPKTKEQKAFIGGWYPVFFEELSFSKLNSVINNIKMGKVENIQLQYDRNENLTKQIALQIESQTNLPISLLQSSPPESTAVTYKRNRIMLVTYSR is encoded by the coding sequence ATGAAGTCTCCCCGTCACTTGCTTGCCCTCTTAGCACTGCTCTTCTCATTAAGCGCTTTTGCTGCTTTTGAAGATTGCAGGGATCTATTTCCAAATCAACAGATACCGAGCACACCCCAAGTTGGCCGTGACCTCTGTTTTGATAGTTTCGCTATTTACTACTCCCCCCATGATAAAAAGGCCATTTATACCGTCGAGAAACTTAGTAGAGAGCAGCTCTCTACAAACCGTCCGCGCAGGACCAACCAGTTTTATGAAGAAGCACGGCTACCTTATGCTGAAAGAGCTCTACTATCTGATTACCGAGGAAGTGGCTATGACCGCGGTCACAATGCGCCTGCTGGAGATATGACCAATGAGCGTGCAATGGCCCAATCATTCTCAATGGCAAATATGATGCCTCAGGCGAGGCAAAATAATCAGGGCATTTGGGCCAAAAATGTTGAAGAGCCTACTCGAGGCTACGTCAAAAGAGCGGCTGGTGATATTTATATATTCACTGGCTCAACCGGAAATAGCGGGAGCATTGGAAAAAATCGAGTAACGATTCCAAGCCACTTATATAAATTGGTTTACGACCCCAATAAAAACATCGCATGGGCTTATTGGATTGAAAATTCAAATGAAGCCAAAATGATGCCGCCTATTACCTATCAAGAATTGACTCAGAAAACAGGGATTGATTTTCATTTGCCACTCAGTAACGATGGGAATAAGCAAGTTACTACCGCTTCAGAACCCCCAAAAACAAAGGAACAAAAGGCTTTTATTGGTGGCTGGTATCCCGTATTTTTTGAGGAACTCTCGTTTAGTAAACTCAACAGCGTAATTAATAATATTAAGATGGGTAAGGTGGAGAACATTCAGCTTCAATACGACCGTAATGAAAATTTGACAAAACAGATTGCTTTACAAATTGAGTCGCAAACCAATCTACCAATAAGCCTCTTACAAAGCAGTCCACCAGAATCCACAGCCGTCACTTACAAACGCAATCGTATTATGCTGGTTACTTATTCAAGATAA
- a CDS encoding transglycosylase SLT domain-containing protein: MSKCLSNNLSDMQTKQSTLLTAKDLLAHAMAPVYRVINGLLVVTVFMVVGLWLSGNGKNAGAFDLARILVPDEARSIVWSNVFGMLNQYKEPELSGAQVADTESAAVIIYSKSKLPTTSGLTSAKQQTVALLMPSVAQMEVKSISHLSDRIPTSKMDPQALDSNLMGSIQNQRSVADFFEKKYNLDRAKIEEYVSNTILIAKEVNIDPILLLAVISVESNFNPNTKSHAGAEGLMQVMTSVHKDKYAIFGGTATAVKPEVNIRVGAYILKYLIATAGSLRNGLKYYVGAANAEHDGGYADKVMAERNRIIALCQDRSSNRLTLSGKDLRS; this comes from the coding sequence ATGAGTAAATGTTTATCCAATAACTTGAGTGATATGCAGACTAAGCAGTCAACTCTGTTGACTGCTAAAGATCTGCTCGCGCACGCCATGGCTCCCGTCTATCGAGTTATCAATGGCTTACTCGTGGTGACTGTATTTATGGTGGTTGGCCTTTGGCTTTCAGGTAACGGCAAAAACGCTGGTGCCTTTGACTTGGCACGCATCCTTGTTCCCGATGAGGCACGCAGTATTGTTTGGAGCAATGTCTTCGGTATGCTCAATCAATATAAAGAACCCGAGTTATCGGGCGCTCAGGTAGCTGATACTGAGAGTGCGGCCGTCATCATCTACAGTAAATCTAAATTACCGACTACAAGCGGATTGACCAGCGCTAAGCAACAAACAGTAGCCTTATTAATGCCATCGGTAGCGCAGATGGAGGTGAAGTCGATTTCTCATTTATCCGATCGTATCCCGACCTCAAAGATGGACCCTCAAGCCTTAGATAGCAATTTGATGGGCTCGATTCAGAACCAGCGCTCGGTAGCGGATTTTTTTGAAAAGAAGTACAACCTCGACCGCGCCAAGATCGAAGAATATGTCTCCAACACGATTCTGATTGCAAAAGAGGTCAATATTGATCCAATACTGTTGTTAGCGGTGATATCAGTTGAGTCAAACTTTAACCCCAATACGAAGAGTCATGCTGGTGCCGAAGGGCTTATGCAGGTAATGACCTCTGTTCATAAAGATAAATACGCCATTTTTGGTGGAACCGCTACGGCTGTGAAACCTGAGGTGAATATTCGTGTAGGCGCATATATTTTGAAATACCTGATTGCAACAGCAGGCTCCTTGCGTAATGGTTTGAAGTACTACGTTGGTGCTGCAAATGCAGAACATGATGGGGGCTATGCTGATAAGGTCATGGCTGAGAGGAATCGGATCATTGCGCTGTGTCAAGATCGCTCTTCTAATCGATTGACTTTGAGCGGCAAAGACTTGCGTTCTTAA
- a CDS encoding DUF6352 family protein produces the protein MTDDLLRTYLNRPELQLVPESCPKEQVLHRRLTENPRAEVVESEIAQMAEQDIQENYRVWLRYRWRLLAANSLESFYMSLFEGERVDVPPLFIALLAQIFVKHILGDDAHPLEARMGELFFRTQKITVIEDGILMKVDEEVIAKNAQAGETGKIMDLLKGKSMAMRSADLDVFHEENAAEYWSRNEDFDLVVQLNFGHEPINAFCRVLEKWIKHFFGISVRITPMQQITDPKWSWHVDLDAAAIMATIKAGGWSITFRVAPISKGVLCLEFSWELNKLHHQDFNKISN, from the coding sequence GTGACGGATGACTTGTTGCGAACCTATCTCAATAGGCCGGAGTTGCAGTTGGTGCCTGAGTCTTGCCCAAAGGAGCAAGTCTTACACCGGCGTTTAACTGAAAACCCTAGAGCCGAAGTGGTTGAAAGTGAAATTGCTCAGATGGCTGAGCAGGATATTCAGGAGAACTATCGTGTCTGGTTGCGTTATCGGTGGAGGCTATTGGCGGCGAACTCCTTAGAAAGCTTTTATATGAGCTTGTTTGAAGGCGAGAGAGTGGATGTGCCGCCTTTATTTATTGCCCTATTGGCACAAATTTTCGTGAAACATATTCTTGGTGATGATGCACATCCATTAGAAGCCAGAATGGGCGAGCTCTTTTTTAGAACTCAGAAGATCACAGTGATTGAGGATGGCATTCTGATGAAAGTGGATGAAGAGGTGATCGCCAAGAATGCGCAGGCTGGCGAGACTGGAAAAATCATGGATTTACTGAAAGGCAAATCCATGGCAATGCGATCTGCTGACCTAGATGTTTTCCATGAGGAGAATGCCGCTGAATACTGGTCTCGCAATGAAGATTTTGATCTAGTGGTGCAGCTCAATTTTGGCCATGAGCCAATCAATGCTTTTTGCCGTGTATTAGAGAAATGGATAAAGCATTTTTTTGGCATCAGTGTTCGCATTACACCAATGCAGCAAATTACCGATCCAAAGTGGTCATGGCATGTAGATTTGGATGCGGCAGCCATAATGGCGACCATAAAAGCTGGTGGTTGGAGTATCACTTTCAGGGTGGCGCCCATCAGCAAGGGAGTGCTTTGTCTTGAGTTCAGCTGGGAATTGAATAAACTGCATCACCAAGATTTCAATAAGATCAGCAATTGA
- a CDS encoding NADP-dependent isocitrate dehydrogenase: MASEKSKIIYTLTDGAPLLATCAFLPIIRTFTAPAGVEIVKSDISVAARILAEFSDCLTPEQQVPDNLGALGKMTLLPDTNIIKLPNISASVPQLLAAIKELQAKGYKVPNFPEDPKTDEEKAIRARYSKCLGSSVNPVLREGNSDRRAPPAVKRYARKNPHSMGEWSQASRTHVSHMHGGDFYSSEKSMTMTKACDVKMDLVTKSGKTIVLKPKVSLLAGEIIDSMYMSKKALCEFYEKEIEDAYKTGMMLSLHLKATMMKVSHPIVFGYAVKIFYKDAFEKHKTLFDELGVNPNNGMGSLYEKIKTLPESKRAELIQDLHACHEHRPALAMVDSAKGITNLHSPSDVIVDASMPAMIRVGGKMWGADGRLHDTKAVIPESTFARIYQEMLNFCKTHGNFDPRTMGTVPNVGLMAQQAEEYGSHDKTFEIPEAGVARIVADDGTVLLEQNVEEGDIWRMCQVKDASIRDWVKLAVNRARLSNTPAVFWLDKYRPHEAELIKKVKTYLKDYDLEGVDIQIMSQTRAMRYTLERVICGKDTISVTGNILRDYLTDLFPIMELGTSAKMLSIVPLMAGGGLFETGAGGSAPKHVQQLVEENHLRWDSLGEFLALAVSLEAVGDKTGNQKVKILARTLDEATGKLLDNNKSPSPRTGELDNRGSQFYLAMYWAEALAAQTEDKELQTYFAPLAKTLIENEQTIASELKAVQGKPVDIGGYYVADPEKCKAVMRPSATFNAALKAARA; the protein is encoded by the coding sequence ATGGCTTCAGAGAAATCAAAGATTATTTATACGCTGACAGATGGGGCGCCACTTTTGGCAACTTGTGCATTTCTGCCAATTATTCGTACTTTTACGGCACCTGCTGGCGTAGAGATTGTAAAGAGTGACATTTCTGTTGCTGCTCGTATCTTGGCTGAGTTTTCTGATTGTCTTACTCCTGAGCAGCAAGTTCCGGACAACTTGGGTGCGCTCGGCAAAATGACTTTATTGCCTGATACCAACATTATTAAGTTGCCCAACATTAGTGCTTCTGTTCCACAGCTGCTTGCTGCAATCAAAGAATTACAGGCTAAAGGTTATAAAGTTCCAAACTTCCCAGAAGATCCAAAAACTGATGAAGAGAAGGCTATTCGCGCTCGTTATTCCAAGTGTCTAGGCAGCTCAGTCAACCCAGTTTTGCGTGAGGGTAACTCTGACCGCCGCGCACCTCCTGCTGTAAAGCGTTACGCTCGTAAAAATCCACACTCTATGGGCGAATGGAGTCAAGCCTCTCGTACTCACGTATCCCATATGCATGGTGGCGACTTTTACTCAAGCGAGAAGTCAATGACCATGACTAAAGCCTGTGATGTGAAGATGGACTTGGTAACCAAGAGTGGTAAGACTATTGTTCTTAAGCCAAAAGTCTCCTTGCTCGCAGGTGAAATTATTGACAGCATGTATATGAGCAAGAAGGCGCTTTGCGAGTTCTACGAAAAAGAAATCGAAGATGCTTATAAGACTGGCATGATGTTATCCTTGCACCTGAAGGCAACCATGATGAAGGTTTCTCACCCGATTGTATTTGGTTATGCCGTCAAAATTTTCTACAAAGATGCTTTTGAAAAGCACAAGACGTTATTTGACGAGTTGGGCGTAAATCCCAACAACGGTATGGGCAGTCTGTATGAAAAGATCAAGACTTTGCCAGAATCCAAACGTGCAGAACTCATTCAAGATTTGCATGCTTGTCATGAGCATCGTCCTGCTTTGGCAATGGTTGACTCTGCCAAAGGTATTACCAACCTCCACTCTCCAAGTGATGTGATCGTCGATGCTTCAATGCCTGCGATGATTCGGGTTGGCGGCAAGATGTGGGGTGCTGATGGTCGTTTACATGATACAAAAGCTGTAATTCCAGAGAGTACTTTTGCCCGCATTTATCAAGAGATGCTTAATTTCTGTAAGACACACGGTAACTTTGATCCAAGAACTATGGGTACCGTACCCAATGTTGGCTTGATGGCTCAACAGGCTGAAGAGTACGGCTCACATGACAAGACATTTGAGATACCTGAAGCAGGTGTCGCCCGCATTGTTGCTGATGACGGCACAGTGTTGCTTGAGCAAAATGTAGAAGAGGGCGATATCTGGCGGATGTGCCAAGTGAAAGATGCGTCGATTCGTGACTGGGTGAAGTTGGCTGTAAATCGTGCACGTCTCTCTAATACTCCAGCGGTATTCTGGCTCGACAAGTATCGTCCTCATGAAGCTGAATTGATCAAAAAGGTCAAAACCTATCTGAAGGATTATGACCTTGAAGGTGTTGATATTCAGATCATGTCTCAAACCCGTGCAATGCGTTACACCTTAGAGCGTGTGATTTGTGGAAAGGATACGATTTCTGTGACAGGTAATATCTTGCGTGATTACCTCACCGACTTATTCCCAATCATGGAATTGGGGACTAGCGCGAAGATGCTATCGATCGTGCCTTTGATGGCTGGCGGCGGCTTGTTCGAGACTGGTGCCGGGGGATCTGCTCCGAAGCATGTTCAACAGTTGGTCGAAGAAAATCACTTACGCTGGGATTCTCTAGGCGAGTTTTTAGCCTTGGCAGTTTCTCTTGAGGCTGTCGGTGATAAGACGGGTAATCAGAAAGTGAAGATTCTGGCGCGTACCTTGGATGAGGCGACTGGTAAGTTGTTGGATAATAACAAGTCACCTTCACCTCGGACCGGTGAACTAGACAACCGTGGTAGCCAGTTCTATTTGGCTATGTACTGGGCCGAGGCTTTAGCTGCTCAAACCGAAGACAAAGAGTTGCAAACGTACTTTGCGCCTTTAGCAAAAACTTTGATCGAGAATGAGCAAACAATTGCGAGTGAGCTGAAGGCAGTGCAGGGCAAGCCAGTAGATATTGGTGGTTATTATGTAGCTGATCCAGAAAAGTGCAAAGCAGTGATGCGTCCTAGCGCTACCTTCAATGCGGCTCTGAAAGCAGCAAGAGCTTAG
- a CDS encoding BLUF domain-containing protein: MSKPKDLIELSDLSEVVSDMSCLGLMRFLESPRAFNQQNGITGILLYDNQQFGQIIEGEHFSVMKTWKRIQEDTRHHRIELLEIREIPERSFADWLLRFYGGETLTRDYPAPAEIVGGMDKHSLALMSKMRESQL; encoded by the coding sequence ATGTCAAAACCAAAAGATCTAATAGAGCTAAGCGATCTGAGTGAAGTAGTCTCGGATATGTCTTGTCTTGGTCTGATGCGTTTCTTAGAGTCTCCGCGTGCGTTCAATCAACAAAACGGCATTACTGGCATTCTTCTGTATGACAATCAGCAGTTTGGTCAAATTATTGAGGGTGAGCATTTCAGTGTGATGAAGACTTGGAAGCGCATCCAAGAAGATACGCGGCACCATCGGATTGAGCTCTTAGAGATTCGAGAGATCCCTGAGCGGAGCTTCGCTGATTGGTTATTACGCTTTTATGGTGGTGAGACGCTGACACGTGACTATCCAGCACCAGCTGAAATTGTGGGTGGTATGGATAAGCATAGCTTGGCTTTGATGAGCAAGATGCGTGAAAGTCAGCTATGA
- a CDS encoding DUF2889 domain-containing protein encodes MVNLMLNAQRPFHRWMLSLEPPGLERAGAQKTIDAHLGGIKGCMHLRELLTTLATAAYQSIPGAFLTLPVKSHQPT; translated from the coding sequence ATGGTCAACCTCATGCTGAATGCTCAACGGCCATTCCACCGATGGATGCTCTCATTAGAGCCGCCCGGATTGGAAAGGGCTGGCGCGCAAAAAACCATTGATGCCCACCTAGGCGGAATCAAAGGCTGTATGCATCTACGCGAACTACTCACGACTCTTGCTACAGCCGCCTATCAATCGATACCAGGAGCTTTTTTGACCCTACCGGTGAAAAGCCACCAACCTACTTAG
- a CDS encoding DUF2889 domain-containing protein, whose amino-acid sequence MLTKPQPRSLLHTRDVSFQGNAREDGLWDIEGHLRDFKTNPFQTTAKIWEPGEAFHDMWVRVTLNQVYYANHGGGHGWSTSC is encoded by the coding sequence ATACTCACCAAACCACAACCGCGTTCTTTATTACACACTCGAGACGTCAGCTTTCAAGGTAACGCTAGAGAAGATGGCTTATGGGACATTGAGGGTCACCTGAGGGATTTCAAAACTAACCCATTTCAAACAACCGCAAAGATTTGGGAGCCAGGTGAAGCTTTTCACGATATGTGGGTGCGCGTTACGTTAAACCAAGTTTATTATGCAAACCATGGAGGTGGTCATGGATGGTCAACCTCATGCTGA